The Parambassis ranga chromosome 1, fParRan2.1, whole genome shotgun sequence genome includes a region encoding these proteins:
- the LOC114434519 gene encoding uncharacterized protein LOC114434519 isoform X1, giving the protein MDTPVYKHQKQNIKNKINRRVKLMVMLHVMFCSNTEQSSEQGSNTCLKYNNFQEHSVAHGRETRPQGTRTTAVSHTGHLCLYYIMKREVEAGVDFLKRLAMIHGKLDKVKAELFAEKLQKLLCKKYHNHWYPDCPSKGQAYRCIRINNGVLTDEAVLKACEESKLTPRDLGLPAEVTIWIDPLEVCARSRENGRPFTVACFDEEEEEEEEGVQGDQDDSLNLCTSDYQSATSSDCGSTAYSNTEQLPTSPQYFYPSAPVWPQYNQGVPVFLPSVCAPLAPPPQTQQAWVYYSLPQPSREIGGPGVQGDQDDSLDLYTSDYHSATSSDCGSTAYSDTEEEAKDGETEAEQEKEEAEGDFYLVPNELPTSLQYFFHSTPVWPQYNQGVPVFLPSVCAPLVPPPQTQQAWVYYSLPQPSPVRK; this is encoded by the exons ATGGACACTCCGGTCtacaaacaccaaaaacagaatattaaaaataagataaacaGGAGAGTCAAGCTGATGGTAATGTTACATGTTATGTTTTGCAGCAACACTGAGCAGAGCAGTGAACAAGGAAGCAACACGTGTTTGAAGTACAATAACTTCCAGGAGCACAGCGTAGCGCACGGACGAGAGACAAGACCGCAAGGGACGAGAACGACTGCTGTTTCACACACAGGACATCTCTGTCTTTACT ACATCATGAAGCGAGAAGTTGAAGCTGGAGTCGACTTCCTCAAGCGCCTGGCTATGATACATGGCAAGCTCGACAAAGTCAAAGCAGAATTGTTTGCAGAAAAGCTACAGAAGCTTTTATGTAAAAAATACCACAACCACTGGTACCCCGACTGTCCCAGCAAAGGCCAGGCTTATAG ATGCATCCGGATTAATAATGGAGTGCTCACTGACGAAGCTGTCCTAAAGGCATGCGAGGAGAGTAAGCTCACACCCAGAGACCTGGGACTTCCGGCTGAGGTCACGATCTGGATCGACCCCCTGGAGGTCTGTGCAAG ATCGAGAGAAAATGGCAGACCATTCACAGTAGCATGttttgatgaggaagaagaggaggaggaggaaggtgtacAGGGAGACCAGGATGACTCCTTAAACCTGTGCACATCAGACTACCAGTCGGCTACTTCCTCAGACTGTGGCTCGACTgcatacagcaacacagagcag cTCCCCACCAGCCCCCAGTACTTCTACCCCTCAGCACCAGTTTGGCCCCAATACAACCAAGGTGTCCCGGTGTTCCTCCCCTCAGTGTGCGCCCCGCTGGCACCGCCACCTCAGACTCAGCAGGCCTGGGTCTACTACAGCTTGCCACAGCC ATCGAGAGAAATAGGGGGACCAGGTGTACAGGGAGACCAGGATGACTCCTTAGACCTGTACACGTCAGACTACCACTCGGCTACTTCCTCAGACTGTGGCTCGACTGCATACAgcgacacagaggaggaggccaaAGATGGTGAGACGGAggcagagcaggagaaagaagaggcagAAGGCGACTTCTACTTAGTACCAAACGAG cTCCCCACCAGCCTCCAGTACTTCTTCCACTCAACACCAGTTTGGCCCCAATACAACCAAGGTGTCCCGGTGTTCCTCCCCTCAGTGTGCGCCCCGCTGGTACCGCCACCTCAGACTCAGCAGGCCTGGGTCTACTACAGCTTGCCACAGCCGTCTCCAGTtcgaaaataa
- the LOC114434519 gene encoding protein BTG3-like isoform X2, translating to MKREVEAGVDFLKRLAMIHGKLDKVKAELFAEKLQKLLCKKYHNHWYPDCPSKGQAYRCIRINNGVLTDEAVLKACEESKLTPRDLGLPAEVTIWIDPLEVCARSRENGRPFTVACFDEEEEEEEEGVQGDQDDSLNLCTSDYQSATSSDCGSTAYSNTEQLPTSPQYFYPSAPVWPQYNQGVPVFLPSVCAPLAPPPQTQQAWVYYSLPQPSREIGGPGVQGDQDDSLDLYTSDYHSATSSDCGSTAYSDTEEEAKDGETEAEQEKEEAEGDFYLVPNELPTSLQYFFHSTPVWPQYNQGVPVFLPSVCAPLVPPPQTQQAWVYYSLPQPSPVRK from the exons ATGAAGCGAGAAGTTGAAGCTGGAGTCGACTTCCTCAAGCGCCTGGCTATGATACATGGCAAGCTCGACAAAGTCAAAGCAGAATTGTTTGCAGAAAAGCTACAGAAGCTTTTATGTAAAAAATACCACAACCACTGGTACCCCGACTGTCCCAGCAAAGGCCAGGCTTATAG ATGCATCCGGATTAATAATGGAGTGCTCACTGACGAAGCTGTCCTAAAGGCATGCGAGGAGAGTAAGCTCACACCCAGAGACCTGGGACTTCCGGCTGAGGTCACGATCTGGATCGACCCCCTGGAGGTCTGTGCAAG ATCGAGAGAAAATGGCAGACCATTCACAGTAGCATGttttgatgaggaagaagaggaggaggaggaaggtgtacAGGGAGACCAGGATGACTCCTTAAACCTGTGCACATCAGACTACCAGTCGGCTACTTCCTCAGACTGTGGCTCGACTgcatacagcaacacagagcag cTCCCCACCAGCCCCCAGTACTTCTACCCCTCAGCACCAGTTTGGCCCCAATACAACCAAGGTGTCCCGGTGTTCCTCCCCTCAGTGTGCGCCCCGCTGGCACCGCCACCTCAGACTCAGCAGGCCTGGGTCTACTACAGCTTGCCACAGCC ATCGAGAGAAATAGGGGGACCAGGTGTACAGGGAGACCAGGATGACTCCTTAGACCTGTACACGTCAGACTACCACTCGGCTACTTCCTCAGACTGTGGCTCGACTGCATACAgcgacacagaggaggaggccaaAGATGGTGAGACGGAggcagagcaggagaaagaagaggcagAAGGCGACTTCTACTTAGTACCAAACGAG cTCCCCACCAGCCTCCAGTACTTCTTCCACTCAACACCAGTTTGGCCCCAATACAACCAAGGTGTCCCGGTGTTCCTCCCCTCAGTGTGCGCCCCGCTGGTACCGCCACCTCAGACTCAGCAGGCCTGGGTCTACTACAGCTTGCCACAGCCGTCTCCAGTtcgaaaataa